The Cervus elaphus chromosome 20, mCerEla1.1, whole genome shotgun sequence genomic interval GGGTGCTTTGTGGTTTGGAGGGATCCCAGGACTCTGAAGGGGAGGTTTTGGAGACGAGGTCCATCCAGGTGATGGGGCGGGAAGTGATGGAGACTTGAGGTGAACAGGCGAAGCAGCAGCAGACCCCAAGACGGGCGGGGACTTAATGGAAGCAGCGGCAGCTGGGCCCGCCAGCATGCCTGCCAGCTGCGATGGAGTCTGGGGGGACTTGAGGTTCCCCGAGGGTGAGCCCAGCATTGGTGACTGGACTTGGCGCATCGTGGGGGATTTCAGAGGGTTGATGCCTGGGGAATGCACCTGGCTGCCTGCCACAGATATCTCCACGGGCTTCCGCCCCAGGCCGCGCTGAACGGGAGGAGCTGTGTTGAGGCTAGTGGGGTTACTGGAAGGGTTGAGAGGTAGTGGTGGCATATGACTGAGCCGGCTGTTAGTCCTTTGGTCGGGCCCCATGGGTTCTCTGAGATTCCGCAAGCCACTGTTGCTGCCTGGACCCTGAGACATGGGGAGGAACGGCCTGGGGCCCATGCCATACTCTTGCTGCGGGTGCTCGCCGAACGGCAGGGGCACCATCTTCTGCTGAGCAGGCAGCATGTCCGCGCCAGCCGCACGGAGCTTCAGCATCTCCTCGGGCCCTGCCCCAGCCTCTCTCATCTTCTGAGGTATCATCTGAGAGTTGGATCCCATGCTGACATTTAGACTGACATCTCCCTTCATCCCACTGGGAACCATTCCAAACTCGAGTTCCCGGCCGGGGCCCAGCTGCGGGGGCATTCCTTTCGGAAAGTCACCCCTGGAAGGGCTCAGTGGGCCCTCCACTGGTATTCGCGGGAAGATGGGATTATTCCCTGGCTCCACGTGGCGCTGGGAGCCTGGCATCATCCTGTTCATCTCCATTCCGGGCCTGATGCCTTCCACGCTCATCCCCGGGGGCAGTCCCAGCTGCTTCTCTGCCAGCTGCTGTTGAAACATCTCTTCAGACAATCCTTGGGGGTTTGGGAAGCGCTCCCCTCGGCCAGGACCACTGAAGATGCCCTGGCCAGGCGGGAAGTTTCGACCATCTGGGATTTTTGGCACATCGTCTGGCCAGCTGACTGCAGAAAGACCTGGTCGCGATGCCGGGTTGGGGACATTGGGCCCCTCCATCTCAGAATTCATCATTCCCGCAAATCCAGGGAGGCGCATTTGGCTCCCTGGCATGTTGGGGTGGGGAGCCATGGCTCTCGGGGGCAGAGAATGCGGCATGTTGATCCCGTCGGCAAAGGGCTCTGCGCCCCCAGGCCCCCACGCCTCGCCAGGGGTCATCTGGTACGGAGGGGGCGGCCCGCGGACGACCGCCCGCGGCCCGTGCTGATGGACCATCATGTCCTGGAGGGAGCACTGCTGCACGGCCACCTGctcctgtttcctcctcttctcttcatAGAACTCCTGCTGCAGTTTCAGCCACGCTATCTGCTCAGGGGTCATGTGATCCAGGTGGTCGGGTCCGATGGGCCCAGACTGGGAGTTCATGGAGGGTGGAACCATTTCATCTGGAGGAAAGGGCACATCTCTGTGTCCTTGAGGGCCAAACGGAGCCCCCACGTCTGTCCGGGGCCCAGGTCCCTTACCTAGGCTTTGGGATTGAACCATCATGGCCTGTATAGGCCCTTCTGGTTTTTTCTGAGGTCCATCTAATACCCCAGTGTTCTGCGGGGGTCCCCCACTCTGTCCTCCTGGGAATTCCTTCTCATCTGGGAAAAGCATTCGCTGGATATCTCTGAGCGTTTGTAAGGAGCGCTCCCGGTGCTCCAGCTGCTCCTGAGAGAGTCCATCAGGGTTCTCCCCCAGTGTGGGGGGCTCGCCACTGGACACTGGTGGAGGCGGGGGGGCTTTGGGATCTGCTGAAGAGCTATTGCTCCCCTGGGAGACAGGGGTCACGGCTCGGTTGTTGGGCGTTGAGTTTGGCCCGGTACTGTCTGGGGGCAGTGGAGTGGAGCCGGCAGGGCTGCCGACAGAAGGGATCAGTTTGTTTTCTACCCCAGGACTGTCTCGGTCCAGGGGACGCGGGGGGGCGGCAGGCTTGGGTGCTGGTGCCGGAATGGGGGGAGTTGGCTGCAGCCTGGTGTTCTGGGAAGAATTCTGGTCCTGGTTGGCTGGAGCTGGGGGCTGTTGTGGGAGAGGTTTCGGATCATTTCGAAGGGCAGATATCTGTGTGTTCTGAAGATAAAcgagattttaaaaatcattggtAAACTGAACAGAAGGGCAATGAAAAGAGCATGATATGTTATAAAGGACTGGTCCCAGCCACATAAATCTATACTGACACTTGCCGTAGAAACTGCTCATGTACAAACCCCATGGACgcgttggtggtatagtggtgagcatagctgccttccaaaCCCCATGGACATGaagacattttgatttttttcctcacattttACTGTCAAATGGTATCCTCTTTCCCAAGCTAAAGATTAGGTTTCAATAACTTTATGAGCATGCCAAGGGAAAGCCACTGCTCGAGTGAATACATCTGAGTATCTATTTCGAGGAACAGGTTTGATATCACATGTCTACTATGTGTTTCTGATTCAGGGAGAGATTAGTTTCTTGGTATGTGGGAGGCTGTACCTAACacctttttctttccctgaaagTATAAATGGGTATGTAGACTTCTCACTGTCAATCAAAGAGTCTGCTGttttaaactgaaaaagaaagtcCTTGTCACTTCCAGCTCAGTGCTCTACCAGCCACAGGTGGCAGGTGAGGCTGCTCCACTTCACTGTCTCCCCAGGCACGGTGACTAGTGAAGCACTCCTCTCCTTTAGTTTCCAGGGGGCCTGACAGCTCCGATTTCGGTTTTCAGTCTGTGATCACTGATTCCATATTTGATAAGAACTTGCACATTAACTGCATAAGATAATCTGTAGGCAAGAAACATCTGTGGAGAAATCTGAGGCTAGCTCGTGGTGTCTCTTGATCTGTTCTTTCCAATAGACAGCACATGGCCCTTTCTACAGGCTGAATGAGtgtcttattattatttattaagtacCAATGCCACATTTAAGTCCTGGGTAAAGGCAGGCTCACCTGTAAGAGGTGACATGGATGTTGTCAGTGTTTGAAAGAGGGATATAAAATGTTCTCCATCTATGCCTTGGCCCTGCTGGAAGTTCAGGTACTAGAGAAGGGCAGTACTGCAGAACAGAAGGGCCCAGCCTGCCAATCCTCAATGGATCTCAAGAGCTGCAGGATCCCTTTTTGATGTTCACTTCCTTCTACATATTCACTTAATCCAGTCTGTATTTCCAAACCCCTAAGGCTGTTACTTACATCCCCACCTACTCTCTGGAATGTTTCTCAAGGTACAAATTTGTACAGAAATCATTACATGTATCCCTGAATACGAACAGCTCACGTTCTGTGGACATGTATGTAAATGCTCCACACGCTGGTATTCTCCACGCATCTCTGCCTGCAGACCCAGACTGAGGTGGGGCAGACTGGCTGAACCTAGATGACTCTGGACGTCAGTGTCCTTGGTGTCTCTGACTACGTAAATGGAGTCTGGAGGTCACCTTAATTTTCTCTCCAGAGCCAGTTTACGTTTGGTTTTGTTGGCCAGGCTGTGTTTGTGTTAAAGTTGGATACTCATTTCCTATAAGGGTGACTGTGACAGAAGAAATGGTTTAGTACCactctttttattttagatttggaGCAATGGTGATGGGACTATTCCCAATACCCTCGTTAGCTCCTCTTCTGATTTCATTTTAGTACTAGAGGAGGTGGAGATAAAAACTGTATGAAGATCTGTCATTAAGTCAATAAAACGTCAGTCTGAGCTGCAATGTGCCCTATATATCcagaacaatataaaatataaatacttttaaagtataaattaaaaatagtatacatttatatataattatattatatatgatacatataatatatacatttaaaatattatatatacacttcTTCTACCCTTGATTAGTGGAGATACAGAGAGACAGGAAATTCCTTTGCTTGGTCTAGGAAAGCTCAAGCCCTGCTATGTCACGGGGAGGTATCCTAAGTTCTCATACAACATGGGCAAAACGTTTTCTATACTCaactgtcacttcagtcatttaaCTTTTCCCAGGTTTAAGACTCATTCCAGTTTTATAGTTTATGCTTCCTGAAATCAGGGACTGTGTCTTGAACCTCTAGTGTCCCCACAGCACTGGGTGCAATGCCTCGACAATCTGAGACACAAGAAATACCTTCCGGTTCAATTTGAGACACTACATATATTGAAACAACCACTGCATGTGTGTTCTAATGTAGTTTACAGCAGGTGCTTAAgttccaaagaggaaacaaactaACATTaactataattttgaaaatatcaagCAATTAAAAACATTCAGTGGTTCTCTCACTCTGAAACAAATAAGAATCATTCCGAAAGTCACTGAGACTCTAATTATGGAACTATCAGCATGTACTCCAATACTGTAGGGTGGTAGTACACTGTTTCTTCTGTCACAGTATATAGGAAACCAGTGTCCACCCTTAACTGttgttttttctctgttctttaagTAACTCAAGagtatgtgttattttttttttaatgcagggtCTGAATTCAGAATTTCCCAGAGATGGCCACATTAAGGAAATCCTAAGATATCCATATGTCTCCTTTTTTTACTTTGCACCTCTTCTCTTCTAGTAACTCATCAATATATCTGCATGCTAGCAGAAAAGGCCAGTGTGATGTGCCTAAAACTACACAACTAGGTTAAAGGCTCAAAATGTAGCTGATACCAAGATTATCTCCCTACTGAACCCTTGTGgattgttggtggggatgtatACTGGTGTAggcactatgaaaaacagtgggAGATTCCACAAAGAATTACAAATACAACTaacatataatccagcaatttcattcctggctatttatctaaagaaaacaaaaacaccaattaGAAAAGGTATCTGTACCCTTAtgttgttcactgcagcattatttacaatagccaagatatggaagcaacctaagtgcccattaatagataaataaagactacatggtgtacacacacacacacacacacacacacacaatggagtattacttagccattaagaaagaatgaaactttgccattttcaaaaacatggatggacctagagggtattgtgctaagtgaagtaagtcagagaaagacaaacatgtggaatctaaaaaaacaaagcaaatgattAAACATAACTAAACAGgaacagagtcacagatatagagaacaaacaggtAGTTTAAAGAGGAGGGGGGCCATGGGAGGAGGACATAAACACGTGATCAAAATTGAGAGTACAgtctttcagttacaaaataaatgagtaataGGTGTGAAATGTACAGTCTGGGGgatatagtcaataattatgtgATATCTTTGTACAGTGATACATGGTGACTAGACTTATGGTGATcactttgaaatgtatagaaatatcatttcactatgttgtataccacAAACTAACACAGTATAGGTCAGTTAAACTTCACAAACAAGCTCACAGAAAAACAGATTAGATTTGTGATTACCAAAAGTGGGGGGACTGGGGGAGAGGGAATTAGAGGAGGGCAGCAAAAAGGTATAAACTTCTAGTTATAGGGTAAGTAAGTAGTAGGAATGTAATgtataacatgataaatataatcaaTGCTGCTGTATGTTCTACGTAAAACTTAAGAAAGTAcacctaagagttctcatcacaaggcaaaaatatttttgccttaaattttgtatgtatatgagatgataatcattttgtaatgtatgtgAGTTAAAGTATACAGTACAGTTGGCTGTACACTtcaacttatacagtgctgtccatcaactacatctcaataaaactggaagaaggaaaaaaggctgTCAGTGAATTCACCACCTCCCACCTTTAGAGTCCCCTTATAACCTTGAAGCCATTATTCCACTTCTAAGATGACATACCAGAGGGGCTGTGCTTCTCTCTGTCTTGCTGTTAGAGATGTTCTGGATGTGGAAAGAGACGATAGTTTCAACCTGGCCCTTTAACACAGCTTCTGCAGCCctgcagag includes:
- the BCL9 gene encoding B-cell CLL/lymphoma 9 protein isoform X1 encodes the protein MHSSNPKVRNSPSGNTQSSPKSKQEVMVRPPTVMSPSGNPQLDSKFSNQGKQGGSASQSQPSPCDSKSGGHTPKALPGPGGSMGLKNGAGNGAKGKGKRERSISADSFDQRDPGTPNDDSDMKECNSADHIKSQDSQHTPHSMTPSNATVPRSSTPSHGQTTAPEPTPAQKTPAKVVYVFSTEMANKAAEAVLKGQVETIVSFHIQNISNSKTERSTAPLNTQISALRNDPKPLPQQPPAPANQDQNSSQNTRLQPTPPIPAPAPKPAAPPRPLDRDSPGVENKLIPSVGSPAGSTPLPPDSTGPNSTPNNRAVTPVSQGSNSSSADPKAPPPPPVSSGEPPTLGENPDGLSQEQLEHRERSLQTLRDIQRMLFPDEKEFPGGQSGGPPQNTGVLDGPQKKPEGPIQAMMVQSQSLGKGPGPRTDVGAPFGPQGHRDVPFPPDEMVPPSMNSQSGPIGPDHLDHMTPEQIAWLKLQQEFYEEKRRKQEQVAVQQCSLQDMMVHQHGPRAVVRGPPPPYQMTPGEAWGPGGAEPFADGINMPHSLPPRAMAPHPNMPGSQMRLPGFAGMMNSEMEGPNVPNPASRPGLSAVSWPDDVPKIPDGRNFPPGQGIFSGPGRGERFPNPQGLSEEMFQQQLAEKQLGLPPGMSVEGIRPGMEMNRMMPGSQRHVEPGNNPIFPRIPVEGPLSPSRGDFPKGMPPQLGPGRELEFGMVPSGMKGDVSLNVSMGSNSQMIPQKMREAGAGPEEMLKLRAAGADMLPAQQKMVPLPFGEHPQQEYGMGPRPFLPMSQGPGSNSGLRNLREPMGPDQRTNSRLSHMPPLPLNPSSNPTSLNTAPPVQRGLGRKPVEISVAGSQVHSPGINPLKSPTMRQVQSPMLGSPSGNLKSPQTPSQLAGMLAGPAAAASIKSPPVLGSAAASPVHLKSPSLPAPSPGWTSSPKPPLQSPGIPPNHKAPLTMASPAMLASVESGGPPPPTASQSASVSIPGSLPSSTPYTMPPEPTLSQNPLSIMMSRMSKFAMPSSTPLYHDAIKTVASSDDDSPPARSPNLPSMNNMPGMGINTQNPRISGPNPVVPMPTLSPMGMTQPLSHSNQMPSPNAMGPNIPPHGVPMGPGLMSHNPIMGHGSQEPPMVPQGRMGFPQGFPPVQSPPQQVPFPHNGPSGGQGNFPGGMGFPGEGPLGRPSNLPQSSADAALCKPGGPGGPDSFAVLGNSMPSVFTDPDLQEVIRPGATGIPEFDLSRIIPSEKPSQTLQYFPRGEVPGRKQPQGPGPGFSHMQGMMGEQAPRMGLALPGMGGPGPVGTPDIPLGTAPSMPGHNPMRPPAFLQQGMMGPHHRMMSPAQSTMPGQPTLMSNPAAAVGMIPGKDRGPAGLYTHPGPVGSPGMMMSMQGMMGPQQNIMIPPQMRPRGMAADVGMGGFSQGPGNPGNMMF
- the BCL9 gene encoding B-cell CLL/lymphoma 9 protein isoform X2, encoding MHSSNPKVRNSPSGNTQSPKSKQEVMVRPPTVMSPSGNPQLDSKFSNQGKQGGSASQSQPSPCDSKSGGHTPKALPGPGGSMGLKNGAGNGAKGKGKRERSISADSFDQRDPGTPNDDSDMKECNSADHIKSQDSQHTPHSMTPSNATVPRSSTPSHGQTTAPEPTPAQKTPAKVVYVFSTEMANKAAEAVLKGQVETIVSFHIQNISNSKTERSTAPLNTQISALRNDPKPLPQQPPAPANQDQNSSQNTRLQPTPPIPAPAPKPAAPPRPLDRDSPGVENKLIPSVGSPAGSTPLPPDSTGPNSTPNNRAVTPVSQGSNSSSADPKAPPPPPVSSGEPPTLGENPDGLSQEQLEHRERSLQTLRDIQRMLFPDEKEFPGGQSGGPPQNTGVLDGPQKKPEGPIQAMMVQSQSLGKGPGPRTDVGAPFGPQGHRDVPFPPDEMVPPSMNSQSGPIGPDHLDHMTPEQIAWLKLQQEFYEEKRRKQEQVAVQQCSLQDMMVHQHGPRAVVRGPPPPYQMTPGEAWGPGGAEPFADGINMPHSLPPRAMAPHPNMPGSQMRLPGFAGMMNSEMEGPNVPNPASRPGLSAVSWPDDVPKIPDGRNFPPGQGIFSGPGRGERFPNPQGLSEEMFQQQLAEKQLGLPPGMSVEGIRPGMEMNRMMPGSQRHVEPGNNPIFPRIPVEGPLSPSRGDFPKGMPPQLGPGRELEFGMVPSGMKGDVSLNVSMGSNSQMIPQKMREAGAGPEEMLKLRAAGADMLPAQQKMVPLPFGEHPQQEYGMGPRPFLPMSQGPGSNSGLRNLREPMGPDQRTNSRLSHMPPLPLNPSSNPTSLNTAPPVQRGLGRKPVEISVAGSQVHSPGINPLKSPTMRQVQSPMLGSPSGNLKSPQTPSQLAGMLAGPAAAASIKSPPVLGSAAASPVHLKSPSLPAPSPGWTSSPKPPLQSPGIPPNHKAPLTMASPAMLASVESGGPPPPTASQSASVSIPGSLPSSTPYTMPPEPTLSQNPLSIMMSRMSKFAMPSSTPLYHDAIKTVASSDDDSPPARSPNLPSMNNMPGMGINTQNPRISGPNPVVPMPTLSPMGMTQPLSHSNQMPSPNAMGPNIPPHGVPMGPGLMSHNPIMGHGSQEPPMVPQGRMGFPQGFPPVQSPPQQVPFPHNGPSGGQGNFPGGMGFPGEGPLGRPSNLPQSSADAALCKPGGPGGPDSFAVLGNSMPSVFTDPDLQEVIRPGATGIPEFDLSRIIPSEKPSQTLQYFPRGEVPGRKQPQGPGPGFSHMQGMMGEQAPRMGLALPGMGGPGPVGTPDIPLGTAPSMPGHNPMRPPAFLQQGMMGPHHRMMSPAQSTMPGQPTLMSNPAAAVGMIPGKDRGPAGLYTHPGPVGSPGMMMSMQGMMGPQQNIMIPPQMRPRGMAADVGMGGFSQGPGNPGNMMF
- the BCL9 gene encoding B-cell CLL/lymphoma 9 protein isoform X5 — translated: MHSSNPKVRNSPSGNTQSPKSKQEVMVRPPTVMSPSGNPQLDSKFSNQECNSADHIKSQDSQHTPHSMTPSNATVPRSSTPSHGQTTAPEPTPAQKTPAKVVYVFSTEMANKAAEAVLKGQVETIVSFHIQNISNSKTERSTAPLNTQISALRNDPKPLPQQPPAPANQDQNSSQNTRLQPTPPIPAPAPKPAAPPRPLDRDSPGVENKLIPSVGSPAGSTPLPPDSTGPNSTPNNRAVTPVSQGSNSSSADPKAPPPPPVSSGEPPTLGENPDGLSQEQLEHRERSLQTLRDIQRMLFPDEKEFPGGQSGGPPQNTGVLDGPQKKPEGPIQAMMVQSQSLGKGPGPRTDVGAPFGPQGHRDVPFPPDEMVPPSMNSQSGPIGPDHLDHMTPEQIAWLKLQQEFYEEKRRKQEQVAVQQCSLQDMMVHQHGPRAVVRGPPPPYQMTPGEAWGPGGAEPFADGINMPHSLPPRAMAPHPNMPGSQMRLPGFAGMMNSEMEGPNVPNPASRPGLSAVSWPDDVPKIPDGRNFPPGQGIFSGPGRGERFPNPQGLSEEMFQQQLAEKQLGLPPGMSVEGIRPGMEMNRMMPGSQRHVEPGNNPIFPRIPVEGPLSPSRGDFPKGMPPQLGPGRELEFGMVPSGMKGDVSLNVSMGSNSQMIPQKMREAGAGPEEMLKLRAAGADMLPAQQKMVPLPFGEHPQQEYGMGPRPFLPMSQGPGSNSGLRNLREPMGPDQRTNSRLSHMPPLPLNPSSNPTSLNTAPPVQRGLGRKPVEISVAGSQVHSPGINPLKSPTMRQVQSPMLGSPSGNLKSPQTPSQLAGMLAGPAAAASIKSPPVLGSAAASPVHLKSPSLPAPSPGWTSSPKPPLQSPGIPPNHKAPLTMASPAMLASVESGGPPPPTASQSASVSIPGSLPSSTPYTMPPEPTLSQNPLSIMMSRMSKFAMPSSTPLYHDAIKTVASSDDDSPPARSPNLPSMNNMPGMGINTQNPRISGPNPVVPMPTLSPMGMTQPLSHSNQMPSPNAMGPNIPPHGVPMGPGLMSHNPIMGHGSQEPPMVPQGRMGFPQGFPPVQSPPQQVPFPHNGPSGGQGNFPGGMGFPGEGPLGRPSNLPQSSADAALCKPGGPGGPDSFAVLGNSMPSVFTDPDLQEVIRPGATGIPEFDLSRIIPSEKPSQTLQYFPRGEVPGRKQPQGPGPGFSHMQGMMGEQAPRMGLALPGMGGPGPVGTPDIPLGTAPSMPGHNPMRPPAFLQQGMMGPHHRMMSPAQSTMPGQPTLMSNPAAAVGMIPGKDRGPAGLYTHPGPVGSPGMMMSMQGMMGPQQNIMIPPQMRPRGMAADVGMGGFSQGPGNPGNMMF
- the BCL9 gene encoding B-cell CLL/lymphoma 9 protein isoform X3 translates to MHSSNPKVRNSPSGNTQSSPKSKQEVMVRPPTVMSPSGNPQLDSKFSNQGKQGGSASQSQPSPCDSKSGGHTPKALPGPGGSMGLKNGAGNGAKGKGKRERSISADSFDQRDPGTPNDDSDMKECNSADHIKSQDSQHTPHSMTPSNATVPRSSTPSHGQTTAPEPTPAQKTPAKVVYVFSTEMANKAAEAVLKGQVETIVSFHIQNISNSKTERSTAPLNTQISALRNDPKPLPQQPPAPANQDQNSSQNTRLQPTPPIPAPAPKPAAPPRPLDRDSPGVENKLIPSVGSPAGSTPLPPDSTGPNSTPNNRAVTPVSQGSNSSSADPKAPPPPPVSSGEPPTLGENPDGLSQEQLEHRERSLQTLRDIQRMLFPDEKEFPGGQSGGPPQNTGVLDGPQKKPEGPIQAMMVQSQSLGKGPGPRTDVGAPFGPQGHRDVPFPPDEMVPPSMNSQSGPIGPDHLDHMTPEQIAWLKLQQEFYEEKRRKQEQVAVQQCSLQDMMVHQHGPRAVVRGPPPPYQMTPGEAWGPGGAEPFADGINMPHSLPPRAMAPHPNMPGSQMRLPGFAGMMNSEMEGPNVPNPASRPGLSAVSWPDDVPKIPDGRNFPPGQGIFSGPGRGERFPNPQGLSEEMFQQQLAEKQLGLPPGMSVEGIRPGMEMNRMMPGSQRHVEPGNNPIFPRIPVEGPLSPSRGDFPKGMPPQLGPGRELEFGMVPSGMKGDVSLNVSMGSNSQMIPQKMREAGAGPEEMLKLRAAGADMLPAQQKMVPLPFGEHPQQEYGMGPRPFLPMSQGPGSNSGLRNLREPMGPDQRTNSRLSHMPPLPLNPSSNPTSLNTAPPVQRGLGRKPVEISVAGSQVHSPGINPLKSPTMRQVQSPMLGSPSGNLKSPQTPSQLAGMLAGPAAAASIKSPPVLGSAAASPVHLKSPSLPAPSPGWTSSPKPPLQSPGIPPNHKAPLTMASPAMLASVESGGPPPPTASQSASVSIPGSLPSSTPYTMPPEPTLSQNPLSIMMSRMSKFAMPSSTPLYHDAIKTVASSDDDSPPARSPNLPSMNNMPGPNPVVPMPTLSPMGMTQPLSHSNQMPSPNAMGPNIPPHGVPMGPGLMSHNPIMGHGSQEPPMVPQGRMGFPQGFPPVQSPPQQVPFPHNGPSGGQGNFPGGMGFPGEGPLGRPSNLPQSSADAALCKPGGPGGPDSFAVLGNSMPSVFTDPDLQEVIRPGATGIPEFDLSRIIPSEKPSQTLQYFPRGEVPGRKQPQGPGPGFSHMQGMMGEQAPRMGLALPGMGGPGPVGTPDIPLGTAPSMPGHNPMRPPAFLQQGMMGPHHRMMSPAQSTMPGQPTLMSNPAAAVGMIPGKDRGPAGLYTHPGPVGSPGMMMSMQGMMGPQQNIMIPPQMRPRGMAADVGMGGFSQGPGNPGNMMF
- the BCL9 gene encoding B-cell CLL/lymphoma 9 protein isoform X4, with product MHSSNPKVRNSPSGNTQSSPKSKQEVMVRPPTVMSPSGNPQLDSKFSNQECNSADHIKSQDSQHTPHSMTPSNATVPRSSTPSHGQTTAPEPTPAQKTPAKVVYVFSTEMANKAAEAVLKGQVETIVSFHIQNISNSKTERSTAPLNTQISALRNDPKPLPQQPPAPANQDQNSSQNTRLQPTPPIPAPAPKPAAPPRPLDRDSPGVENKLIPSVGSPAGSTPLPPDSTGPNSTPNNRAVTPVSQGSNSSSADPKAPPPPPVSSGEPPTLGENPDGLSQEQLEHRERSLQTLRDIQRMLFPDEKEFPGGQSGGPPQNTGVLDGPQKKPEGPIQAMMVQSQSLGKGPGPRTDVGAPFGPQGHRDVPFPPDEMVPPSMNSQSGPIGPDHLDHMTPEQIAWLKLQQEFYEEKRRKQEQVAVQQCSLQDMMVHQHGPRAVVRGPPPPYQMTPGEAWGPGGAEPFADGINMPHSLPPRAMAPHPNMPGSQMRLPGFAGMMNSEMEGPNVPNPASRPGLSAVSWPDDVPKIPDGRNFPPGQGIFSGPGRGERFPNPQGLSEEMFQQQLAEKQLGLPPGMSVEGIRPGMEMNRMMPGSQRHVEPGNNPIFPRIPVEGPLSPSRGDFPKGMPPQLGPGRELEFGMVPSGMKGDVSLNVSMGSNSQMIPQKMREAGAGPEEMLKLRAAGADMLPAQQKMVPLPFGEHPQQEYGMGPRPFLPMSQGPGSNSGLRNLREPMGPDQRTNSRLSHMPPLPLNPSSNPTSLNTAPPVQRGLGRKPVEISVAGSQVHSPGINPLKSPTMRQVQSPMLGSPSGNLKSPQTPSQLAGMLAGPAAAASIKSPPVLGSAAASPVHLKSPSLPAPSPGWTSSPKPPLQSPGIPPNHKAPLTMASPAMLASVESGGPPPPTASQSASVSIPGSLPSSTPYTMPPEPTLSQNPLSIMMSRMSKFAMPSSTPLYHDAIKTVASSDDDSPPARSPNLPSMNNMPGMGINTQNPRISGPNPVVPMPTLSPMGMTQPLSHSNQMPSPNAMGPNIPPHGVPMGPGLMSHNPIMGHGSQEPPMVPQGRMGFPQGFPPVQSPPQQVPFPHNGPSGGQGNFPGGMGFPGEGPLGRPSNLPQSSADAALCKPGGPGGPDSFAVLGNSMPSVFTDPDLQEVIRPGATGIPEFDLSRIIPSEKPSQTLQYFPRGEVPGRKQPQGPGPGFSHMQGMMGEQAPRMGLALPGMGGPGPVGTPDIPLGTAPSMPGHNPMRPPAFLQQGMMGPHHRMMSPAQSTMPGQPTLMSNPAAAVGMIPGKDRGPAGLYTHPGPVGSPGMMMSMQGMMGPQQNIMIPPQMRPRGMAADVGMGGFSQGPGNPGNMMF